The Burkholderia pyrrocinia genome includes a region encoding these proteins:
- a CDS encoding DUF6396 domain-containing protein, which translates to MNIFIYVLRFALAALLLITTAHAGILTSIGNKLTTAMSDLPRNEKLPLFDPHRKDFTCVYEAQRVPSVDPQAEMWFQQALRLDAPAVPADNVDYTKVYQLYLQAAEKNHWKAMLNLASLILSDHSGVPDHNPEVAIQWVEKAMRLDIPDAYDRMGVYHLNGVVKEGDATSAYAFFQRAADMGSPAAMAYLGYKLAASYDNPSEGFWANQAVGTKMLECAFAQGYGDAAEKLGLIYARPNTLEAKLRALKVLHEGVKLGSTKCADSLVSEFNGMDLENGTNLVGHIDKARAQRYGKIADILKLYDGRLKLPNLDKILPLPPAPLPKWNGDGQTLINAAKAVTPPVSRQKSSALQGRSFIPDGYAVAALETSTLAVGGDQSVPQTGYWLALYGSSNEPDGRLIARSGSPERFETGERFELPLHEWLSPDRVQWHFLGEAYRLPPQRADFLANMVEAGLLREVAAQPVAVKCSGDRRCTETGVWEGRVADDHPMAALFNQWNQQTFVEKGRAFPSPIEQFIDIANDDVEWTYLGSPNAETGSAGIYTITL; encoded by the coding sequence ATGAATATTTTTATCTACGTGTTGCGTTTTGCCCTCGCCGCTTTGTTGTTAATAACTACGGCGCATGCGGGCATCCTGACTTCTATCGGTAATAAGTTGACCACTGCTATGTCTGATCTGCCACGAAACGAAAAACTACCGCTCTTTGATCCACACCGAAAAGACTTTACCTGTGTATATGAGGCGCAACGGGTGCCGTCCGTTGATCCACAGGCAGAAATGTGGTTCCAGCAAGCGTTGAGGCTGGACGCCCCGGCGGTACCTGCTGACAACGTCGACTATACAAAGGTATATCAGCTCTATCTGCAAGCAGCTGAAAAAAATCATTGGAAAGCGATGCTGAATCTGGCGTCGTTGATCTTGAGTGATCATTCCGGCGTACCAGACCACAATCCGGAAGTCGCCATTCAATGGGTCGAGAAGGCGATGAGGCTCGATATCCCCGACGCGTACGACAGGATGGGTGTATATCATCTCAACGGCGTGGTAAAGGAGGGGGACGCTACGAGCGCTTACGCTTTTTTCCAGCGAGCAGCGGATATGGGTAGTCCGGCTGCAATGGCGTATCTGGGATACAAGTTGGCTGCGTCTTACGATAACCCCAGTGAGGGCTTTTGGGCCAACCAAGCGGTGGGAACCAAGATGCTCGAATGCGCTTTTGCACAGGGATATGGAGATGCCGCAGAGAAGCTGGGTCTGATCTATGCGCGTCCCAATACACTTGAGGCGAAGCTCCGCGCGCTGAAGGTCTTGCATGAAGGTGTGAAGCTCGGGAGCACCAAATGTGCAGATAGCCTCGTATCGGAATTTAACGGGATGGATCTCGAAAATGGAACCAATCTGGTAGGCCATATCGACAAAGCGCGCGCTCAACGGTACGGAAAAATTGCTGATATCTTGAAACTTTACGACGGACGATTGAAGCTTCCCAACCTGGACAAGATACTGCCGTTACCACCAGCGCCGCTACCCAAATGGAACGGTGATGGACAAACGCTGATCAATGCCGCGAAGGCGGTTACTCCACCAGTCAGTCGGCAAAAGAGTAGTGCGCTTCAGGGACGTTCTTTTATACCCGATGGTTATGCGGTCGCCGCATTGGAGACGAGCACGCTTGCAGTCGGTGGGGATCAAAGCGTACCCCAAACGGGATACTGGCTGGCACTGTATGGTTCATCGAATGAGCCCGATGGGCGGTTGATCGCTCGATCTGGCTCGCCAGAGCGCTTTGAAACGGGAGAGCGGTTCGAGTTGCCGTTGCACGAATGGCTATCGCCGGATCGAGTGCAATGGCATTTCCTCGGTGAGGCGTACCGCCTGCCGCCACAGCGTGCAGATTTTTTGGCGAATATGGTTGAAGCGGGATTATTGCGCGAGGTAGCTGCGCAGCCGGTGGCAGTGAAGTGCTCGGGTGATCGTCGCTGCACGGAAACAGGCGTGTGGGAAGGCCGCGTTGCAGATGACCATCCAATGGCCGCTTTGTTTAACCAATGGAATCAGCAAACGTTTGTCGAAAAGGGGCGGGCGTTTCCATCACCTATCGAGCAATTCATCGACATTGCGAACGATGATGTTGAATGGACCTATTTGGGGAGCCCGAATGCAGAAACGGGTTCCGCCGGCATTTACACCATTACTCTTTAA
- a CDS encoding phospholipase D-like domain-containing protein: MADFPLKTHKHATVAIDEQSRSAKNAMQFLVEHRDVKEKNGDGTCPITKGNKLSFIICGEEGFKRIAKDLRDAKKSADIVCWGFDPGMELERGGETWPRGQTYGQLLDEITTRKENPVTVRLLIWSTPRGSAVQNNMPGFSDVQENWTSGPIVYHLRQGPAYGDENSERHKACVAWWAENLPGGKINSGKNPRLRVVLREVSPADAKALMTTAPAEEDKPVTSTFSVVDERSGMEDYGTHHQKPILIDYDYDNGSKAVGYVMGLNSVTDYWDRTVHEIDDRKREILSSPLIEDELKREISTQTAPAKTSLYQGLKNRLSKNDVQRGIGHENYVHGRPFQDYACRVVGPALAQLHFNFENAWAVALNVGELPYQIPPAPPAKIPRVAGNPAHLVQIVRTQPREREKSIKEVYFQATSSARNYIYMENQYFFYPEFARHLIKTRKKYCDDWMRMANKPVTEMPKLHLFIVIPHPEREEMVPRTYDTLTLLGAGDSMSEQKGLVDKGKLDFVYEKGSRGRGEVLDRPSVENLEKTLGVVVSVARLRTSGPDADQNMSYREIYIHSKLMIIDDVFITVGSANLNQRSMAIDSEINIAATGSIYAADLRERVFGLLYGGDVKYSGHPKDMPDTFRNWNRRMSKNQDIQQAGTQPMTGFLLPFIEHRSTTTLYGSISVPNGGGLGGSPENVYA, translated from the coding sequence ATGGCAGATTTCCCACTTAAAACTCACAAACACGCAACAGTCGCGATCGATGAACAATCAAGGTCGGCGAAGAATGCGATGCAATTTCTTGTTGAGCACCGCGACGTGAAAGAAAAGAATGGGGACGGCACCTGCCCGATTACAAAGGGAAACAAGCTCAGCTTCATCATTTGCGGCGAAGAGGGATTCAAGCGGATCGCCAAAGACTTGCGCGATGCGAAGAAATCGGCAGATATCGTCTGCTGGGGTTTTGATCCAGGTATGGAGCTCGAGAGAGGCGGTGAAACGTGGCCACGTGGGCAAACCTACGGACAGTTATTGGACGAGATCACTACCCGCAAGGAAAATCCTGTCACAGTGCGATTGCTGATCTGGTCTACCCCCCGGGGCTCCGCTGTCCAAAACAATATGCCCGGTTTTTCAGATGTGCAGGAAAATTGGACTAGTGGTCCTATTGTTTACCATCTTCGACAGGGGCCCGCGTATGGCGATGAGAATAGCGAGCGTCACAAGGCCTGTGTTGCATGGTGGGCCGAGAACCTACCCGGAGGAAAAATCAATAGCGGAAAGAATCCTCGCCTTCGTGTTGTACTGCGTGAAGTTTCGCCTGCCGATGCGAAAGCCTTGATGACTACTGCGCCTGCAGAAGAGGACAAGCCTGTAACCAGTACATTCAGTGTTGTTGATGAGCGAAGCGGGATGGAGGACTATGGGACACATCACCAGAAACCAATCCTGATCGATTACGATTACGACAACGGAAGTAAGGCGGTTGGTTACGTCATGGGGCTAAATTCGGTTACCGACTACTGGGATCGGACCGTTCACGAAATCGACGATCGAAAGCGTGAGATCTTGTCTTCGCCACTTATTGAAGACGAGCTGAAGCGAGAAATTTCAACGCAGACTGCGCCAGCAAAAACTAGTTTGTACCAGGGCCTGAAAAACAGGCTTTCGAAAAACGACGTGCAGCGCGGAATAGGGCACGAAAACTACGTGCATGGACGTCCCTTTCAGGACTACGCGTGCCGAGTTGTAGGGCCGGCGCTTGCGCAGCTGCATTTCAATTTTGAAAACGCATGGGCTGTGGCACTCAACGTTGGAGAATTGCCGTACCAGATTCCTCCAGCACCACCAGCGAAGATTCCGCGGGTAGCAGGAAATCCGGCGCATCTTGTGCAAATTGTGCGCACGCAACCTCGTGAACGAGAAAAATCGATCAAGGAGGTGTATTTCCAGGCTACCAGTAGTGCACGCAACTACATTTACATGGAAAATCAGTATTTCTTTTACCCGGAATTCGCCCGTCACCTGATCAAAACACGGAAAAAATATTGCGATGACTGGATGAGGATGGCAAATAAGCCAGTTACTGAAATGCCGAAGCTGCATCTTTTTATCGTGATTCCACATCCGGAGCGGGAGGAAATGGTGCCTCGAACATACGATACTCTGACCCTGCTTGGGGCTGGTGATTCGATGTCTGAGCAAAAGGGGCTTGTCGATAAAGGGAAACTTGATTTTGTCTATGAAAAGGGCAGCAGAGGTCGTGGTGAAGTGCTTGATCGACCTAGTGTGGAAAATCTCGAGAAAACGCTGGGTGTCGTTGTCAGTGTCGCGAGATTGCGAACGAGTGGTCCCGATGCTGATCAAAACATGTCTTATCGGGAAATCTATATTCACTCGAAGTTGATGATCATTGATGATGTGTTTATTACGGTGGGTAGTGCAAACCTGAACCAGCGAAGCATGGCTATTGATAGTGAAATTAATATAGCTGCAACCGGTAGTATTTATGCGGCTGATCTTCGCGAGCGTGTATTCGGATTGCTCTATGGTGGCGATGTTAAATATAGCGGTCACCCGAAAGATATGCCGGATACATTCAGGAATTGGAATCGACGGATGAGCAAGAATCAAGACATCCAGCAAGCGGGTACGCAGCCGATGACGGGGTTTTTGTTGCCATTCATCGAGCATCGTTCGACCACGACGCTGTACGGGTCGATCTCCGTGCCAAATGGCGGTGGCCTCGGTGGCTCTCCTGAAAATGTGTACGCATGA
- a CDS encoding type VI secretion system Vgr family protein yields the protein MDAQDIVRALHGGLLQQDRLLKLDTPLGTNVLLPHRVAGWSRIGRQYDFTLDVLSTRNDLKLKKLIGQPITLWIQQANKSYLPRHGYVYSIRRLGAEGGLTSYQIGFASWMNFLKFRRDQRIWQDKPVDEILSDVFNAHPQAKGQFKFALSKPLPPRSYCTQYEDDWNFVHRLMEAEGLFGIWTQAGDGKSHMLTVTDRLDTCEQSAPQAVQFSRDGANSEVDALVHWSGVRVLHSAVLTTRTFDYKNPSSLGNPKGTNVPTVLPELPEQLEMYEYTGPYTYLKQERGDHLAKVQMEEWESSAKRFYGTGSLRAADAGRWFEFTGHPEHDRDSAERREFAIIETVWLIENNLPGSSHHANFPHGLQGRLSDAMASRGIGNTSIIVHDDGAKGFFLVEIEAQRKAVPYRSPFEHRKPVMQMQTATVVGPQGQEVYTDELGRVKVQFHWDRIGKRDERSSCWVRVAQPWSSAQFGGIQLPRVGDEVVVPFFDGDPDRPVITARVGNGTHRPQWNLPDQHALSGFVSKEIGGEQNNVWLKDDTAGQVQTQIRSDHLESGLHLGYLTRVSEPTGRGEKRGEGAELRTDGHVAVRGARGMLLSTHARPGATGDTFSVDEVNLQLVNAQDIAAGVAQSAQAAGAQDGEQKAIANSLKSQANSIKGGGTLKQFERPYLVLASPAGVAATTDEQIHLSSGKTTAVTTGEHMSVSTGGGFFASARRALRLFAYEAGMRLVAAAGDIDVKALKDSINLLAKLNVTVTATKITISAQQEVEINGGGSYTRWTSGQIKSGTSGGFEVHSASQTFVGPDSVSAPNIPALPPEKEQLHFALQALPGEGHLISGEPYELYKGSAKIGAGVTDEFGRIVVDDHQAGTQAYTAKLSNGAEYHLNVKDALNEESDHPDQRTNQGERYA from the coding sequence ATGGACGCGCAAGATATTGTGAGGGCCCTTCACGGCGGATTGCTTCAGCAAGACCGTCTGCTGAAACTCGATACCCCGCTGGGCACCAACGTGCTGCTACCGCATCGCGTAGCGGGCTGGTCTCGGATCGGACGGCAGTACGACTTCACGCTCGATGTGTTGTCGACGCGCAACGATCTCAAACTGAAGAAACTGATCGGGCAACCCATAACCCTGTGGATCCAGCAGGCGAACAAGTCGTATCTGCCTCGGCATGGCTATGTTTATTCGATAAGACGGCTGGGAGCGGAAGGTGGGCTGACCAGCTACCAGATCGGATTCGCATCGTGGATGAATTTCCTCAAGTTTCGCCGGGATCAACGTATCTGGCAGGACAAGCCTGTCGATGAAATCCTCAGCGACGTGTTCAACGCCCATCCGCAAGCGAAAGGACAGTTCAAGTTCGCACTTTCAAAGCCGCTGCCGCCAAGATCGTATTGCACTCAGTACGAGGACGACTGGAACTTCGTTCACCGGCTCATGGAAGCAGAAGGACTGTTCGGCATCTGGACGCAGGCTGGCGATGGCAAATCGCACATGCTGACAGTTACTGATCGCCTAGACACTTGTGAGCAATCTGCTCCGCAAGCGGTTCAATTTTCGCGAGACGGTGCAAATAGCGAGGTCGACGCACTGGTTCACTGGTCCGGAGTGCGAGTCCTGCATAGCGCCGTGCTGACGACGCGCACGTTCGACTACAAGAATCCATCTTCCCTGGGAAATCCCAAGGGCACTAATGTACCGACAGTGTTGCCCGAATTGCCCGAACAGTTGGAGATGTACGAGTACACCGGCCCGTACACCTACCTGAAGCAAGAGCGAGGAGATCACCTTGCCAAGGTGCAAATGGAGGAGTGGGAGTCGAGCGCCAAGCGGTTCTACGGTACTGGCAGCCTGCGTGCGGCCGATGCGGGCAGGTGGTTCGAATTCACCGGGCATCCAGAGCACGATCGGGATTCTGCCGAGCGGCGTGAATTCGCGATTATCGAAACCGTATGGCTGATTGAGAACAACCTCCCAGGCTCAAGTCATCACGCTAACTTCCCTCATGGACTGCAGGGGCGTCTGTCCGACGCAATGGCGAGCCGGGGCATCGGAAACACATCGATCATTGTGCACGATGATGGAGCCAAAGGCTTCTTTCTCGTCGAGATAGAGGCGCAAAGAAAGGCCGTTCCGTATCGCAGCCCGTTCGAACACCGCAAGCCAGTCATGCAGATGCAGACGGCTACTGTGGTGGGTCCGCAAGGTCAGGAAGTCTATACGGATGAACTGGGGCGCGTGAAGGTGCAGTTCCACTGGGATCGCATTGGAAAACGTGACGAGCGCAGCTCGTGCTGGGTGCGGGTTGCACAGCCGTGGTCCAGCGCTCAGTTTGGCGGTATCCAGTTACCGAGAGTCGGTGACGAGGTGGTCGTGCCATTTTTCGATGGTGACCCTGACAGGCCGGTGATCACGGCCCGTGTGGGGAACGGCACGCATCGGCCGCAGTGGAATCTTCCCGATCAACATGCCCTGTCGGGTTTCGTCAGCAAGGAGATTGGTGGAGAGCAGAACAACGTCTGGCTGAAAGACGACACGGCGGGGCAAGTGCAGACCCAGATTCGGAGCGATCATCTTGAGTCAGGACTGCATTTGGGCTACCTCACGCGAGTCAGCGAACCCACTGGGCGCGGCGAGAAGCGTGGTGAGGGTGCGGAGTTGCGCACGGATGGTCACGTTGCGGTACGCGGCGCACGCGGGATGCTCCTGTCGACGCATGCCCGCCCCGGGGCGACTGGGGATACTTTCAGTGTCGACGAGGTGAATCTCCAACTTGTGAACGCGCAGGATATCGCCGCCGGCGTCGCGCAGTCGGCCCAGGCAGCAGGCGCGCAAGATGGCGAGCAAAAGGCTATTGCCAATTCGCTGAAGAGCCAGGCGAACTCGATAAAAGGTGGCGGTACGCTCAAACAGTTCGAGCGGCCGTATTTGGTGTTGGCCAGCCCTGCAGGCGTCGCGGCCACGACTGACGAACAGATTCACCTGAGCAGTGGCAAAACCACTGCAGTTACCACTGGCGAACATATGTCCGTCAGTACGGGCGGTGGATTTTTCGCCAGTGCACGTCGAGCGCTGCGCCTGTTCGCCTATGAGGCCGGTATGAGGCTCGTTGCGGCGGCCGGCGACATCGACGTGAAGGCACTAAAGGACAGCATCAATCTGCTGGCGAAGCTGAACGTTACGGTGACGGCCACGAAAATCACGATTAGTGCGCAGCAGGAGGTCGAGATCAACGGGGGCGGGAGCTATACCCGGTGGACAAGCGGGCAAATCAAGAGCGGCACATCGGGCGGCTTTGAAGTGCATTCAGCAAGCCAGACGTTCGTTGGTCCTGATAGCGTAAGCGCGCCGAATATTCCTGCGTTGCCGCCAGAGAAGGAGCAACTGCACTTCGCTTTGCAGGCGTTACCGGGTGAAGGGCATTTGATTTCCGGCGAGCCCTATGAGCTATACAAGGGGAGCGCAAAGATCGGCGCAGGCGTCACTGACGAATTCGGTCGGATCGTTGTGGACGACCACCAGGCAGGTACCCAAGCCTACACTGCTAAACTCAGCAACGGCGCAGAATACCATTTAAACGTCAAGGATGCGCTCAACGAAGAATCTGATCACCCGGATCAACGCACGAATCAAGGTGAGCGGTATGCCTGA
- the hpaI gene encoding 4-hydroxy-2-oxoheptanedioate aldolase has translation MQIPSNVFKAALARGDAQIGLWLGLANPYSAEVVAGAGFDWLLIDGEHAPNTVPSILAQLQAVAPYPSQPVVRVPWNDPVIVKQVLDLGAQTLLVPMVQSADEARAAVAATRYPPHGIRGVGSALARASRWNRVGDYLHRANDEMAVLVQVETRAGLDAIDAIARVEGVDGVFIGPADLAADLGHLGNPGHPDVQAAIDGAIRTIKAAGKAPGILSADEVAARRYLEAGALFVAVGVDTTLLARSAERLAAQFKGRGGDAKKGDGTY, from the coding sequence ATGCAGATTCCTTCGAATGTCTTCAAGGCCGCGCTTGCGCGCGGCGATGCGCAGATCGGGCTGTGGCTCGGCCTCGCTAATCCGTACAGCGCGGAAGTGGTCGCGGGCGCCGGTTTCGACTGGCTGCTGATCGACGGCGAACATGCGCCGAACACGGTGCCGTCGATCCTCGCGCAACTGCAGGCGGTCGCGCCGTATCCGTCGCAGCCGGTCGTGCGCGTGCCGTGGAACGATCCGGTGATCGTCAAGCAGGTGCTCGATCTCGGCGCGCAGACGCTGCTCGTGCCGATGGTGCAGAGCGCCGACGAAGCGCGCGCGGCGGTGGCGGCGACGCGTTACCCGCCGCACGGGATTCGCGGCGTCGGCAGCGCGCTGGCGCGCGCGTCGCGGTGGAATCGCGTCGGCGACTACCTGCATCGTGCGAACGATGAAATGGCCGTGCTCGTGCAGGTCGAGACGCGCGCGGGGCTCGATGCGATCGATGCGATTGCACGTGTCGAAGGCGTCGATGGCGTGTTCATCGGGCCGGCGGACCTGGCGGCCGATCTCGGGCATCTCGGCAATCCGGGGCATCCGGACGTACAGGCCGCGATCGACGGCGCGATCCGGACGATCAAGGCGGCCGGCAAGGCGCCCGGTATTTTGAGTGCGGATGAAGTGGCGGCGCGGCGCTATCTGGAAGCGGGCGCGTTGTTCGTCGCGGTCGGCGTCGATACGACGCTGCTGGCACGGAGCGCGGAGCGGCTCGCCGCGCAGTTCAAGGGCCGCGGCGGCGACGCGAAGAAGGGCGACGGCACGTATTGA
- the hpaH gene encoding 2-oxo-hept-4-ene-1,7-dioate hydratase has protein sequence MLEPALIDQLAQRLHDAERARRQIRQISLDHPDITIDDAYAIQRAWVTLKLAEGRTLKGHKIGLTSKAMQNTSQIDEPDYGALLDDMFFADGGTIPTGRFIVPRVEVELAFVLGKRLTGPNCTIFDVYDAVDYVVPALEIIDARSQSIDPDTKRPRKVFDTIADNAANAGVVIGGRPVRPQDVDLRWVAAIMSRNGVVEETGVAAGVLNHPANGVAWLANRLSRFDVALEPGQIVLGGSFTRPCAARPGDTFSVDYGPLGTIQCYFE, from the coding sequence ATGCTCGAACCCGCCCTCATCGACCAGCTTGCGCAGCGCCTGCACGACGCCGAGCGCGCGCGCCGGCAGATCCGCCAGATCTCGCTCGACCACCCGGACATCACGATCGACGACGCGTATGCGATCCAGCGCGCGTGGGTGACCCTCAAGCTCGCGGAAGGTCGCACGCTGAAGGGGCACAAGATCGGCCTCACGTCGAAGGCGATGCAGAACACGTCGCAGATCGACGAGCCCGACTACGGCGCGCTGCTCGACGACATGTTCTTCGCGGACGGCGGCACGATCCCGACCGGCCGCTTCATCGTGCCGCGTGTCGAGGTCGAGCTCGCGTTCGTGCTCGGCAAGCGGCTCACCGGCCCGAACTGCACGATCTTCGACGTGTACGACGCGGTCGATTACGTGGTGCCCGCGCTCGAGATCATCGACGCGCGCAGCCAGTCGATCGATCCCGACACGAAGCGGCCGCGCAAGGTGTTCGACACGATCGCCGACAACGCGGCGAACGCGGGCGTCGTGATCGGCGGCCGGCCGGTGCGGCCGCAGGACGTCGACCTGCGCTGGGTCGCGGCGATCATGTCGCGCAACGGCGTGGTCGAGGAAACGGGCGTCGCGGCCGGCGTGCTGAACCATCCGGCGAACGGCGTCGCGTGGCTCGCGAACCGGCTGTCGCGCTTCGATGTCGCGCTGGAGCCGGGGCAGATCGTGCTCGGCGGCTCGTTCACGCGGCCGTGTGCGGCGCGGCCGGGCGACACGTTCAGCGTCGACTACGGCCCGCTCGGGACGATCCAGTGCTACTTCGAGTGA
- a CDS encoding 5-carboxymethyl-2-hydroxymuconate Delta-isomerase, whose amino-acid sequence MPHIVVEYTANIRDDARIPALLRTINATLIAQGGVFPTGGIRSRAIELQDYCVADGTEDDAFVHVTLKIGSGRSDDTKKAACDALFDAIKTHFAELYAKRYLALSMELTEFSESGSYKHNNIHARYKRAG is encoded by the coding sequence ATGCCACACATCGTCGTCGAATACACCGCGAACATCCGCGACGACGCGCGTATCCCCGCGCTGCTGCGCACGATCAACGCGACGCTGATTGCGCAGGGCGGCGTGTTTCCGACAGGCGGCATCCGCTCGCGCGCGATCGAGCTGCAAGACTACTGCGTCGCCGACGGCACGGAGGACGACGCGTTCGTCCACGTGACGCTGAAGATCGGCTCGGGCCGCAGCGACGACACGAAGAAAGCCGCGTGCGACGCGTTGTTCGACGCAATCAAGACACATTTCGCCGAGCTGTACGCGAAACGCTACCTCGCGCTGTCGATGGAACTGACCGAGTTCAGCGAAAGCGGCTCGTACAAGCACAACAACATCCACGCCCGCTACAAGCGGGCCGGCTGA
- the hpaD gene encoding 3,4-dihydroxyphenylacetate 2,3-dioxygenase yields MGKLSLAAKITHVPSMYLSELPGRHHGCREAAIRGHQLIGERCRALGVDTIVVSDVHWLVNAGYHVNCNARFAGTYTSNELPHFIRDMEYAYPGNPALGRLIAETATARGVATRAHEIDSLELEYGTLVPMRYMNGDQHFKVVSIAGWCMWHALDESRRFGEALLEAIGKSDSNVAFLASGSLSHRFNDNGSPEESIHQISREFFRQVDLRVVELWKQGDFKTFCAMLPEYNTHCHGEGGMHDTAMLLGLLGWDRYDKPVEIVTDYFASSGTGQINAIFPLA; encoded by the coding sequence ATGGGCAAACTGTCCCTCGCCGCGAAGATCACGCACGTGCCGTCGATGTACCTGTCGGAACTGCCCGGCAGGCATCATGGCTGCCGCGAGGCGGCGATTCGCGGCCATCAGCTGATCGGCGAGCGCTGCCGCGCGCTCGGCGTCGACACGATCGTCGTGTCGGACGTGCACTGGCTCGTCAACGCGGGCTATCACGTGAACTGCAATGCGCGGTTCGCCGGCACGTATACGAGCAACGAGCTGCCGCATTTCATCCGCGACATGGAGTACGCGTATCCGGGCAACCCGGCGCTCGGCCGGCTGATCGCCGAGACGGCCACCGCACGCGGGGTCGCGACGCGCGCGCACGAGATCGACAGCCTCGAGCTCGAATACGGCACGCTCGTGCCGATGCGCTACATGAACGGCGATCAGCACTTCAAGGTCGTTTCGATCGCGGGCTGGTGCATGTGGCACGCGCTCGACGAAAGCCGGCGCTTCGGCGAGGCGCTGCTGGAAGCAATCGGGAAGAGCGATTCGAACGTCGCGTTCCTCGCGAGCGGTTCGCTGTCGCATCGCTTCAACGACAACGGCAGCCCCGAGGAATCGATCCACCAGATCAGCCGCGAATTCTTCCGGCAGGTCGACCTGCGCGTGGTCGAGCTGTGGAAGCAGGGCGATTTCAAGACCTTCTGCGCGATGCTGCCCGAGTACAACACGCATTGCCACGGCGAAGGCGGCATGCACGACACCGCGATGCTGCTCGGCCTGCTCGGCTGGGATCGCTACGACAAGCCCGTCGAGATCGTCACCGACTATTTCGCGAGTTCGGGCACGGGGCAGATCAACGCGATCTTCCCGTTGGCCTGA
- the hpaE gene encoding 5-carboxymethyl-2-hydroxymuconate semialdehyde dehydrogenase has protein sequence MTIKHWIDGREVESRETFTTLNPATGDVITDVAAGGEAEVDAAVRAAKEAFPKWANTPAKERAKLMRKLGELIEKNVPMLAALETQDTGLPIAQTSKQLIPRASENFNFFAEVCVQMNGRTYPVDDQMLNYTLYQPVGVCALVSPWNVPFMTATWKTAPCLALGNTAVLKMSELSPLTADQLGRLALEAGIPPGVLNVVQGYGATAGDALVRHPDVRAVSFTGGTVTGKRIMERAGLKKYSMELGGKSPVLIFDDADFDRALDASLFTIFSINGERCTAGSRIFVQRTIYDRFVQEFARRANNLVVGDPSDPATQLGAMITRQHWEKVTGYIRIGEQEGARVVAGGADKPAGLPDHLRNGNFVRPTVFADVDNRMRIAQEEIFGPVACVIPFEDEEEGLRLANDTAYGLASYIWTQDVGKVHRLARGIEAGMVFVNSQNVRDLRQPFGGVKESGTGREGGEYSFEVFAEIKNVCISMGSHHIPRWGV, from the coding sequence ATGACCATCAAGCACTGGATCGACGGCCGCGAAGTCGAGAGCCGCGAGACCTTCACGACGCTGAATCCCGCGACCGGCGACGTGATCACCGACGTCGCGGCGGGCGGCGAAGCCGAAGTCGACGCGGCCGTGCGCGCGGCGAAGGAAGCGTTCCCGAAGTGGGCGAATACGCCCGCGAAAGAGCGCGCGAAGCTGATGCGCAAGCTTGGCGAACTGATCGAGAAGAACGTGCCGATGCTCGCGGCGCTGGAGACGCAGGACACCGGCCTGCCGATCGCACAGACGAGCAAGCAGCTGATTCCGCGCGCGTCCGAGAACTTCAACTTCTTTGCGGAAGTGTGCGTGCAGATGAACGGCCGCACCTACCCGGTCGACGACCAGATGCTGAACTACACGCTCTACCAGCCGGTCGGCGTGTGCGCGCTGGTGTCGCCGTGGAACGTGCCGTTCATGACCGCGACGTGGAAGACGGCGCCGTGCCTCGCGCTCGGCAACACGGCCGTGCTGAAGATGTCCGAACTGTCGCCGCTGACGGCCGACCAGCTCGGCCGGCTCGCGCTCGAAGCCGGCATCCCGCCCGGCGTGCTGAACGTCGTGCAGGGCTATGGCGCGACGGCCGGCGATGCGCTGGTGCGCCACCCGGACGTGCGTGCGGTGTCGTTTACCGGCGGCACGGTCACGGGCAAGCGGATCATGGAGCGCGCGGGTCTCAAGAAGTATTCGATGGAGCTCGGCGGCAAGTCGCCGGTGCTGATTTTCGACGACGCCGATTTCGACCGTGCGCTCGACGCGTCGCTGTTCACGATCTTCTCGATCAACGGCGAACGCTGCACCGCGGGCTCGCGCATCTTCGTGCAGCGCACGATCTACGATCGTTTTGTTCAGGAATTCGCGCGCCGCGCGAACAACCTGGTGGTCGGCGATCCGTCCGATCCGGCCACGCAGCTCGGTGCGATGATCACGCGCCAGCACTGGGAGAAGGTGACGGGCTACATCCGCATCGGCGAGCAGGAAGGCGCGCGCGTGGTCGCCGGCGGCGCGGACAAGCCGGCAGGCCTGCCCGACCATCTGCGCAACGGCAACTTCGTGCGGCCGACCGTGTTCGCCGACGTCGACAACCGGATGCGCATCGCGCAGGAAGAGATCTTCGGGCCGGTCGCATGCGTGATTCCGTTCGAGGACGAGGAAGAGGGGCTGCGGCTCGCGAACGATACGGCCTATGGCCTGGCGTCGTACATCTGGACGCAGGACGTCGGCAAGGTGCATCGCCTCGCGCGCGGCATCGAGGCCGGGATGGTGTTCGTGAACAGCCAGAACGTGCGCGACCTGCGCCAGCCGTTCGGCGGCGTGAAGGAATCGGGCACCGGGCGCGAGGGCGGCGAGTACAGTTTCGAGGTGTTCGCGGAGATCAAGAACGTCTGCATCTCGATGGGTTCGCACCACATTCCCCGCTGGGGCGTGTGA